In the genome of Hydractinia symbiolongicarpus strain clone_291-10 chromosome 5, HSymV2.1, whole genome shotgun sequence, one region contains:
- the LOC130646068 gene encoding uncharacterized protein LOC130646068, protein MCTKCLDKKGASVERNKCPHRRVSAKCKDCKGNGIRKHQRHRGYCKDCKGRQCFPNQRVRKQCKECKGSQICKHGRVRSTCKDCGGGSICIEHGRRRSICKDCGGGGICHHEKYRA, encoded by the coding sequence ATGTGCACCAAATGCCTTGATAAAAAGGGGGCCTCGGTGGAGCGTAATAAGTGCCCACATCGAAGGGTAAGTGCCAAATGTAAGGACTGTAAAGGAAATGGGATTCGTAAACATCAAAGGCATAGGGGCTATTGCAAGGATTGCAAGGGAAGACAGTGTTTCCCCAATCAAAGGGTAAGGAAACAATGTAAAGAGTGCAAGGGCAGCCAGATTTGCAAACATGGTAGGGTAAGATCAACATGCAAAGACTGTGGTGGTGGAAGCATATGTATCGAACATGGTAGACGAAGATCAATATGTAAAGACTGTGGGGGTGGGGGCATCTGCCATCATGAAAAATATAGGGCCTAG